The window CCTTCGCGAAGCCCTGGCCGACATGCAGCGCCGCTACGACTTGGCGATGGACGACCTGCGCGAGCGGAAGCGCCGCGTGACGGAGTTGGAACAGCAACCGGTGCGGCCTGCCGCGGCCGCCACAGCCGAACCGGACGGCAAGCTCGACTGGGAAGCGCAAAAGCAACGGATGCTGGCCGCGCTGGAAGCCGACACCGGGGACGACGACGCCGAGCGGCAAGAAGAGCGATTGCGAATCCGCGACGTGGTTGCCCGCACCGATGAGGCGCTGGCCGCCAAAGACCGGCAGATCGAGGAGCTTGAAGGGCTGCTGGCCGCGCAGTCGGCGAACATCGGCGAGGTGGCCGTCGGCGCGGCGGCGTTCGCCGAGCTGTTGTCCGGCGACGAAGTGGTGCGCAACGAGCGAGAGAGGCTGCAGCAGTTGCAGCACGAATGGGAAGAAAAACTGCGCCAGGCGGAGATCGATCTCTCCGTGCAGCGGGCCAAGCTGGCGCGGGAGCGGGCCGAGATCGAAGAGCGGCAGCGTTCGCTGCACGACAATCAAGCCGGTCCCCCGTCATCGACTGCCGGTGCCCCGGCGGTCGTCCGACCCGACCGCGGCCGGTGGCTGGCGCGGCTGGGGCTGAAGGAGGAAGGGCCCTGAGTCTCGATCAGGAATAAACCGCGTTGGCGGCGGCGATGCTGGCTCCGGCGTCGAAACGGTGGCCTTGCTCCGCCAGAAGCTGCTCCAAGGCCGAAAGGAACAACAAGACGTTGCGGGACCGCGAGCCGTGACCCATCAGGCCAATGCGCCAGACCTTCCCTTTGAACTCGCCCAGGCCGCCGCCGATCTCGATGCCGAAACGTTCCAGCAAACCGCGCCGCACCGCCGCATCGTCGACGCCGTCGGGCACGCGCACGGCGTTGAGCATCGGCAACTGGTGACCTTCGGCCGCCGTGTAGCCGATGCCGATGGCCGCCAGGCCCGCTTTCAGCGCGCGGTGGTTCAAGGCATGTCGGGCAAAGCAACTCTCCAGGCCTTCGTCGTCCACCAGCCGCAACGCTTCGTAGAGACCGTAGGTCATGTTGATCGGTGCGGTGTGATGATAGACGCGTTCTTCGCCCCAATAGCGGGCCAGCATCGACACGTCGAGATACCAGCTTTGCACCGGCGTCTTGCGGTGCAGAATGACCTCCATGGCCCGTGCGTTGAACGATACCGGAGCCAGGCCCGGCGGGCAGCTCAGGCACTTCTGGCTGCCCGAATAGATGGCGTCGATCTGCCAACGATCGACCTCGACCGGGATGCCGCCCAGGGCCGTGACCGTATCGACCAAGAGCATGGCGCCGGCGTCGTGGACCAGCCCGGCGATTTCTTCGATCGGCTGCCAGGCGCCGGTGGACGTTTCGGCCATCACGATGCCCACGACTTTGGGCCTCGATTTGGCCAGCGCATCCTTGAGATGCGCCGGCTCGAACACTTCACCCCAGGGCCGTTCGACGCGGGTCACTTTGGCGCCGGCCCGGTGGGCCACGTCGGCCATCCGCGCGCCGAACACGCCGTTGACGCAGACGATCATCGAGTCGCCCGGCTCGATCAGGTTGACCACCGTGCATTCCATACCTGCCGAACCGGTGGCGCTGATGGCCATCGTCATCGGGTTCTCGGTGCGGAACACGCCGCGCAGCAGCCGCTGCATGTCGTTCATCAAGGCCAGGTAGTAGGGATCGAGATGGCCGACGGTCGGGGCGGCCATGGCGGCCAGCACGCGCGGATGGATTTCGCTGGGACCGGGACCAAGCAGCAGACGAACGGGCGGGGCGAGCGGGGGGAACATGGGAGGGTTCAGGGTTCAGGGTTCAGGGTTCAGGAGGCGTCTCACGGATCAAACGGCTGATTTCCTTGAACTGCGGAGTGCCGAAGCGCTGGCACCACTCGAACAGCGCGGTCTCGGTCGTGGTCAGCGTGGCCCCGGCCGATTCCATGCGGCGCAGCGCCGTGCGATAGTCGATGTCATGGCGCGAGCCGACGGCGTCGACCGCCACATAGACGCGGCGGCCCGACGCAATCAAGTCGAACGCGGTTTGCAGCACGCACACGTGCGACTCGATGCCGGCCAGCAGCACCCGCGCGATGCCTTTTTCGTCCCATTGCCGGAAGATCTCCGGACAGCCGCCGCAGCTAAAGCAGAGTTTGTCGGGAATCGGCGGCAACCGCTGGGCGAGTTCAGGCACCGTCGGTCCCAGTCCCTGCGGGTATTGCTCGGTTCCGGCAGCGCTCACTCCTAGGATCTTGGCGCCGTCCAGCAGGCGGCGGATATTCCACACAACGCGCTGGTGCCCGGCGATCAGACCGATGAGCTTCTCCTGCACATCGACCACGAGCAGACCGGTATCATCGGCCGACATCAACTCCGGGCTGCGCGGCAACGGGTCCAGGCTCGGCTGTTCGGCTTCGTTTTCTGTCATGGCAAACAGGATAGCAAACTGTGTGGTGGCGCAGAAGAGACTCGATTGGTCTGCCGCTCCTCAGATCAACTCCTCAATCACCCGCGAGGCGTGCAGCAGGTCGTCGACCACGTAATCGGGCTGCAGGGCGGCGTCGGTGGCATACTGCCCGCCGTAGCCGGTGCGGACCAGCAGCGTCGTGGCGCCGACCGCCCGGCCAAGGTCGATGTCGCACGGCTTGTCACCAATGACGAACGAGTCGCTGGGCAAAAAGCCATGTTCCCGCGCGGCCGCCTCGACCAGGCCCGGCAAAGGCTTGCGGCAGCCGCAGCCTTCGTCGGGCCGGTGCGTGCAACAGACAATGCCGTCGATCTCG is drawn from Pirellulales bacterium and contains these coding sequences:
- a CDS encoding alanine--glyoxylate aminotransferase family protein; the encoded protein is MFPPLAPPVRLLLGPGPSEIHPRVLAAMAAPTVGHLDPYYLALMNDMQRLLRGVFRTENPMTMAISATGSAGMECTVVNLIEPGDSMIVCVNGVFGARMADVAHRAGAKVTRVERPWGEVFEPAHLKDALAKSRPKVVGIVMAETSTGAWQPIEEIAGLVHDAGAMLLVDTVTALGGIPVEVDRWQIDAIYSGSQKCLSCPPGLAPVSFNARAMEVILHRKTPVQSWYLDVSMLARYWGEERVYHHTAPINMTYGLYEALRLVDDEGLESCFARHALNHRALKAGLAAIGIGYTAAEGHQLPMLNAVRVPDGVDDAAVRRGLLERFGIEIGGGLGEFKGKVWRIGLMGHGSRSRNVLLFLSALEQLLAEQGHRFDAGASIAAANAVYS
- a CDS encoding isochorismatase family protein; its protein translation is MTENEAEQPSLDPLPRSPELMSADDTGLLVVDVQEKLIGLIAGHQRVVWNIRRLLDGAKILGVSAAGTEQYPQGLGPTVPELAQRLPPIPDKLCFSCGGCPEIFRQWDEKGIARVLLAGIESHVCVLQTAFDLIASGRRVYVAVDAVGSRHDIDYRTALRRMESAGATLTTTETALFEWCQRFGTPQFKEISRLIRETPPEP
- a CDS encoding HAD family hydrolase; protein product: MKRFVLLDRDGTINVECHYLSDPDDLELLPNAAEGLAELKRLGLGLVVVTNQSGVGRGFFDEDRLNAVHERLHALLRSSGVEIDGIVCCTHRPDEGCGCRKPLPGLVEAAAREHGFLPSDSFVIGDKPCDIDLGRAVGATTLLVRTGYGGQYATDAALQPDYVVDDLLHASRVIEELI